Proteins encoded together in one Flavobacteriales bacterium window:
- a CDS encoding Hpt domain-containing protein, with protein MDAPLTDLAYLERFCKGDRSRMEKYIRMYLSGAPDLFEKMHSALAAQDGESLAVAAHSARPQVNYMGAQKLFDLLTTLEQQARADGASTCHALVKEAMDLNEKVMAELRGRSGHGG; from the coding sequence ATGGACGCGCCACTTACCGATCTGGCCTACCTCGAACGCTTCTGCAAGGGCGACCGGTCGCGCATGGAGAAGTACATACGGATGTACCTGAGCGGTGCGCCCGATCTCTTCGAGAAGATGCATTCGGCGTTGGCCGCGCAGGATGGAGAGTCGCTCGCCGTGGCCGCGCACAGCGCCCGCCCGCAGGTGAACTACATGGGTGCGCAGAAGCTGTTCGACCTGCTCACCACCTTGGAGCAGCAGGCGCGTGCCGATGGTGCTTCAACCTGCCATGCGCTGGTGAAAGAAGCGATGGACCTGAACGAAAAGGTCATGGCCGAACTGCGTGGGCGGTCCGGCCATGGCGGCTGA
- a CDS encoding response regulator transcription factor: protein MIKLALADDQVMFRRGLAMLLRDMPDVQVTFECSNGEELLTALRDNAVDIVLLDLEMPVLDGMKAMERIRAEHPQVKVIVLSMHGEEKFIVHLMELGANGYVLKTAEPDEIENAIRAVASTGYHFSEMVSRVMLHGLVKKDKIKPTFDDVDPLSERELEVLRLICQELTTTEIAGKLFLSPRTVEGHRNNILLKTGARNTAGLVVYAMSKGIFRP from the coding sequence ATGATCAAACTCGCCCTCGCGGACGATCAGGTGATGTTCCGCCGCGGACTGGCCATGCTGCTGCGCGACATGCCGGATGTGCAGGTGACCTTCGAATGCTCGAACGGGGAGGAACTGCTCACCGCGCTGCGCGACAACGCCGTGGACATCGTGTTGCTCGACCTGGAGATGCCCGTGCTCGATGGCATGAAGGCCATGGAGCGCATCCGGGCCGAACACCCGCAGGTGAAGGTGATCGTGCTGAGCATGCATGGCGAGGAGAAGTTCATCGTACACCTGATGGAACTGGGCGCGAACGGTTACGTGCTGAAGACCGCCGAGCCGGACGAGATCGAGAACGCCATCCGCGCCGTGGCCAGCACGGGCTACCACTTCAGCGAGATGGTGAGCCGCGTGATGCTGCACGGATTGGTGAAGAAGGACAAGATCAAGCCCACCTTCGACGATGTGGACCCGCTCAGCGAACGTGAGCTGGAAGTGCTGCGCCTGATCTGCCAGGAGCTCACCACCACGGAGATCGCCGGCAAGCTCTTCCTCAGCCCACGCACCGTGGAGGGCCACCGCAACAACATCCTGCTGAAGACCGGCGCGCGCAACACAGCGGGCCTGGTGGTGTATGCGATGAGCAAGGGGATCTTCAGGCCATGA
- a CDS encoding response regulator, translated as MAKKIFIVDDDVMLATMLADHLRSSFPHAVEVFHTGEDCLAHLSDHPDLVILDHHLNNVVKDAADGLQILQRIKKLDRQVHVIMLSSQTHYGVALQTVQKGAEQYVIKGKDQFDEIDRIVREVLG; from the coding sequence ATGGCCAAGAAGATCTTCATCGTGGACGACGATGTGATGCTCGCCACCATGCTGGCCGACCACCTGCGCAGCAGCTTTCCCCACGCGGTGGAGGTCTTCCATACCGGCGAGGATTGCCTGGCGCACCTGAGCGACCATCCCGACCTGGTGATCCTGGACCACCACCTGAACAACGTGGTGAAGGACGCCGCCGATGGACTGCAGATCCTTCAGCGGATCAAGAAGCTCGATCGGCAGGTGCATGTGATCATGCTCAGCAGCCAAACCCACTATGGTGTCGCCTTGCAGACCGTGCAGAAGGGTGCGGAGCAGTACGTCATCAAAGGCAAGGACCAGTTCGACGAGATCGATCGGATCGTGCGGGAAGTGCTGGGCTGA